From Anticarsia gemmatalis isolate Benzon Research Colony breed Stoneville strain chromosome 16, ilAntGemm2 primary, whole genome shotgun sequence:
GACACAAAAAAGATGccacatttaattttgttgtagatTTCGTATTGTAGCTGGGAAcatggtaggtacctatttcaCAATAACAATGTGCTCTTTTTAAACTGTTGCTCCAAATTACTAAGTACAAAATTCCGTCTCAATCCGTACCTACTTGGTGGTGCGTCCAGAGTGGTGGACCTAAGGATCGGTCCCTGTTTCATTCCAGAACGAAATCCCAAGCGTTTGGCACGATAAAATCtccataaaaagtatttttcttacatGGCATACTGAAATATATATGAAATCGATCAACCATCCATATAATTTAGCTTTAACCAACAAAAATGTCGCATAAATAAACCATTTCTTATTGTGACGATAAATTGTAAGTACACCTGTAAATTATTGATGAATTTGATTATAGGGTACAGTCAGGATAGGTATGTAAGGGTGATCGATATGTCGCAGGCTTTAACGCCTATTAGTCACTTTATTGGGACCCAAGACTCAAGTAAGATGATGAATTCAAAATCATTTGCGGCTAGTCCTTCACTATTCTCGATGAGTTtagaatatttaactttaagaataactgataaaatgaaagaataatttaattaagtaataaagtttaatgcataaataagtcacttatattttaaacttatattttatatctcgAGAAACACAATCAATATTGATCATTCACAAtcaattaatgttgatttatttacttaacaactCAATAAATCAAGTTGGAACAgaacaattataattacttgACATGACAACGGCTTACAATCAATTCATAATGTAAGCCTGCTTATACAGATGTCaaacaaatgtttaaatttaCGATACCTAATTACATTATAAGGTGAAAGGTACTTTTATATATGTTTAAGTAGGACCTCGCTAGTTTCTGGTACATGAAGTATGAagcatgtaggtaggtactgatAGGTAGGATAGTATCCAGATGCTATATAGATATAGGATCAGTAGGTGGATAGAACCTACCATGTATTTTATCTATCAGGTTCTGTAAAATAATGACGATATAGAATTTGGTAATGGAATAGGGTTCTGTCTTTAAACACCCTTTTCTACCGCAACCTGATGGCAATGCCGGCCATCGCCTGTTTGGCGTTACCTACATTTATGTTACTCTATGATATAGGTACTGTACTACGATTCTCTACCTCGAaaaatttctatgaaaatttggtaagcgcttctagcgggcgcTGTAGAAACCAATTTCGCATTACATTTCAAACTAGAAACTCGATAGATCTGTCTGTTTTGAAAATTACGCTGCTGGTTACAGTATCAATCTACTAACTTGTAATTGAAATATGGCAACATAAATTAGAATAATATAGTAATGACACTGCGCGACCGGGGAATAGAGCTCTAAAATGTAATGTCTCACTATCACCTGTATGCATATCATGTATATTGTtgactagttgtcaactaagtTACGTGCACGGTGTACACGTACATGGCAAATTAATGAGCACTATGCAGGAGTACAGCGTTGTAGCTTTTATGTTAACTCCGCTGGATCAGACACTTAGAGACCCTAAATGGACCTTCAGAACCTAAAAAACCTAATAGCAATTACAATCATCTAACATGTAAGTGTTTGTATCGGTGTTAAAATCGACGCATAAATATACCCAGTCGATCAGATAACAGGTAATATGTAGGTATTCGTCCTGGACAGTTGTGTACAACACGCGATCTTTACACGGTCACTACTGGACTAATAAACATCACTACACGCGAGATACTTGCGTGCTGCCTACACGATGATAAAAtgaagtaagtaggtacctgtttcagttatttttaaacggTTAAGTGGAGCGACTgtgtaatgaaaatttattagtaGCTAACTTTGGATACTTGCATTATTAACCAACTTGTATTCGAAGGGTTTTCTTTCCTTAAGGCTTTATGATGAGAATTACGtcttcttacccccggtttccgaggtacatttagcggcagtttatctattcaatagcgttaaaacttatacaatacaaacgctattgaatagataaactaccgctaaatgtactcagaattcggaagttagttttttttatactttttattactacttCAAATTTTTAAACAATCGTCATATTCATTTACTCGTAACTCACAATTAGGTTATGTAGGGAAATAAAtactcaatataattattagaaatatttaatttcttcttAACCTATTAACAAGAATAATCTATATGATCTACGCAACATATACTTGAACAACCTCTGtcaatgtatttaacaaattacacTTACTTTCATTATCGAAAGTAGACTCCATATTCCTACTTTTGAGTATAGCACTGTCGTTAGTTAGTAACGCTTTGATAACCAACCGGATTACTTCACAATCTTTTAGTAAAACACCCAATTTATTCACCAAACACAACATTTGTTTCTTCGATAAACTTTTAATAGCCCTTTTCGACACcaacttatatattttcaaatattcacATACATCTTCCAGGTCTAAATCATCGATGTGTTTTAGTAAATCGTAATGTATTACCAAAATTTCTTGTTCGACATCTTTGTTAGTCCTTAGTTCTATAAATTCATGGACTGTCCCGTTCTTCGCTGTAACGTTTCTCGAGAAAGCACCCACCATGGTGCTGTAGACCATATTTTTAATGAACCCAAATATACTTTTGACTAACACTCTATCGCTCGTCTGTCTGACTACGGAATGAAGCCACGATATTAACCCATGTCCTTCAACTAATATCTCAAAAGCTCTAGGAACAGAAACTACAGAACTAAGTGCATTCAAGATTTTCTCTTTCGTCCTTCTATCACTTAATACCGAAGAATAAAAGTCCATAATCATTTTCAAACACATCGTTTTGAAGACCACGTTTATGTCTGTCATGGTTTTGGTCCCGTCTTTTATGACTTCAAGGATCCAGAGCCTGCGTTCTACTGATTCCACGTCACTGTCGTGGAAAAGACTGAGGAAGTCTGGCACTAGGGAACAGTCTACGAATTGCTTAGCTATTAGGAAATTGTTCACTGGCTTGTATAGAGGATCGAAAGGTGCAGTTGATACCATGAGAGCTCTTGCAAGGTATAACGCGTCTACGGCAGGAAGGCGAGGGTTTTTAAGATCCTTATGTTCGTATTCTTCTGAATTGTTGATAGCTGTTGTCAAACTTTGGCGCAGTGTGCTGATGAAGTCTGTTAGAAACAGCTTGTCGTTCTTGTGTCTCCTGAAAAAAAAGGAAAGTAGAAATGGTTAGTTACCACATTGATAGCAGAgtaattatgaatttataatagaaatatagaATGCGCTTATGTTTTGTCCACCGCGtaataagcatttatttttatgttcgctgtggcgcagtggttaaggtggccGCCACCGGCTACGCCACTACctgtcaggaggtcgtgggtttgattcccactcggaacaaatatttgtttgatccACAGACAGTTCTTTCgcgtctgtttgtactttgtgtcatttgtcgcatgtttgtaaaagtccccgtcaCTCAAGAGCAATCTTCAGTgacaggagttgtctttttttaacttacataaattaatatttcaaattaaaatcaacTTACGTCTCAGTTTCCAGTAGCATGCAGAATCTGTGTAACACGTGATACGCAGCAGCTCTCATCATAGGGCAGTGTGAGCTGAGCGCCATCACCGGCACAGACAGGAGCCCACTCCTCAACATCTTGAAGCACGAGGCCACTGACCCTGGCGCCAGCAAGTGACTCAACAGAGGGAACAGGAACATCGGGTCATAAATCCCTTCGTCATTATCCAAATTAGACGTCCCTAACAAATCTACACCTTTAAACTCGGACACTGTTTCTTCATACTTTGATTTTACTATCAAATTCTTGATTAAAGCCTCATTGTCTTTGCTAACACGGGATTTGAGTACACCATCGTCCAACATCTCATCAAGGATAGATCTAACAGAGTCCTTTACTTCACTCGCTACTCCGATATTCTTCTTCAGCTCATAACGGTAGTCGAACTTTTGTGTCACGGGGAAGTTTCTTACAGTACGCTCTATTACctctttatcaaataaatttaagacTTGATTGGGAGTTGGATGGGACCATAAAGAAGACGATCTGTTTTTCCTCACAGCGTAAAAGTTAGCAGCTGAGTCTCCAAACACGTAAGGTTTGTATTCATTGACTGGTAAACCGTTTGTTTCGTAGTGATGTAAGATGGCTACGATCAGCCTATCACAAGGGTTTCTTGTAGCGTGGTACGCGCTCAAGTATACTGGTATCTGTTGAGATTTCATCACTGATTTGTTCTTTATAATCAAAGTGAACAGGAATTCTATCAATCGTGATTTGATCTCTGAGCTATGATAACTCAACATTACGTTTAAGAATTCTGAATGGGATGTTACCATGTCAAATAATGTTGTTATATCATCGTGACTGTCAGTGTAGAAAAGCTTGACTAAATCCGTGAGTAACGATAACAGCTGAGGTCCCAGAGTATTGCCTTGATCAGCAGTCTTAATTTTCAAGGAATCCTTAAGTGTAGCCTTGCAGAAATTCTGCCATATTGCACTCTCCGTTACTCTATTAAACTCCTGTTTCTGCTCTGTATTAAATAAGGGGACTattttagaaacatttattaCGTTGTGAATGTTTGTTATAATCACGTTGAGTACATCTGTTTTAGCCTCTTTCAGTGCAATGATCGCCAAGTGTAACATAGAAAGGAAGTAGTTAATCAAGTGGTCTTTCTTCGCTGCATTTTCACTAATACACAATTTCAAAAACAGACTCTGTAATATTTGTACGTGGCTCTCTTCAACAGCTTCGAACTTATGACCTTTGTTAAAGAATTTAGCAGCTTCTTGTACATCCATACATTCGATAACAAGTTTTCTGATAAACTGCCAACAAGAGACGTAGATTTGTCCTGCTTTATGAGGCTTTTCAAgcacttttattatattagatttgTACTCGTTAAATACTGTATGTAGAAATTCTTTATTGTCTATTAAAAACTGGTTATGCGTAATTATTGCATTACCAAGAGGTAAAGTAAGTTCCCTTTGCCCTAAGATCTCTGGTCTCGCGATTTCTTCTTTGAAAATCTTACAGAATTTCACATTGAACTTTAGTAATACTGAGGCGAGATTGGCTGTAGACTTCCTTAGCGTATTCACTTGGAACACTTTTTGGAAATCTTCATTGGACACGCGTGAAACTTGATGAGGTTTGTTTTCAAAGTATTTCGTCAACGCATTCTCTAAATTAGTCAAATTCGGGTTCATATCTTTGTTAGACAGCAAATCATAGTACAAAGTCAttatctttttcaaaatatttggcTGCAATTCCAGAGTAACAGTTTCGGAATATTTCTCAATCAGAAACTTTAGTAGTTCTAGGACGAGACTCGGTTCCTTGTCGTCTTTTAGGCAAGCATCGATTTCTGCCGCGAATATAAGGTTAAATATCTTCAAATCATCTTCATTAGACAGTCCTACTACTTGTAAAACGTTAATAGTATATTCACTATCGacatttttccttttatttatcttgataAACGCTTTCACGATTTCATTATAATTCTTCTGTTGATACGACTTTAGgagtttatgtttattattcaaatattgtaCCATATCCTTATGTCGAGTTATAACGTCCAATAAAAATTCGGTAGCGTGCAAACTTGATGCATCTTTGCCTGTGTTCAAAGGCTTATAGATTTTAAGGAAATATGGGTTTTTAAACAGCGTAAGTATTATCGATCGGCACACATCAACTCGTAAATGCTTGTTACCAGTTGCAATAAGACATTGGAAGTAACTAGTTATCTTTTTCTGCTGTTCTGGCTTCAACTGACTCATATTTGTCAGCCTTATGGTACAGTAGATCAAATATTTAGCCCAAATTAATAATTCCGAACTGTCTACGCTATTCGTCAcatcaattttgtataaaacattatCAATAGTCAGATCACCATCTTCAGTAACTTCTTCTAAGAAAGGAAATATTTCTGTAAGAGGTACTTCACTATTATCGACTATAGATTTCGACATGCCTTCGAGTACTTTATCTCGTTCTGTAATAGTTTCTGGCAACGGCACAGGAGTAGACATCCAACTAGTGACGTAATTCCTTGCGTCGAGTTTTGAATCTCCTATTAACACTTCTGTTAGCTCTGGGGAATAGTTGCTATGTAGTAAATTCGCAATGTACAGTGACAGAAATTGTTTCAGGCTCTTCTTAGCCTCCTTGTTTGACTGTAAGTATTGCATACAACCTACGATAAAAGGAGACGGCATTTTACTCTCCAAAAATATACTGTCCTCCGTATTTCTGTCCTCCATTAAGTCATTAAACAGTTTTTTCAAATTATCTTCACTATTCTCTGAAGAAATTTCAAAGTGGACCAATTGATTTCTCACATAATCTGTCAAATCGTTTATATTTTCCAGAACATACTCTACTATGTCTCCAATTAAAGATGGTGGATTAACTTTACAGTTTCTTAATGTGTACAAAATAAGATGTATTTCGTCCTCATCGCCTTCAAATATGGCGGTATTTTTGAAGAACATGCGCAAGGTATCTTTCGCTTCTATCCACGTGTCGTCATCATCAGTCATATAAACGTCCAGCATGATGAGAAATAGATCTTTAAACATAGTATTCTTTAGTGAGACAGCGGAACTGTCTAGTGTTAGCCATAAAGATACTACTTTGAACTTTAAAAGGGCTACATGACCAGTTGTAAGAGTTGTTGAGAAGTCCAATATTTGCTTCATATCTATACTACCCTCTAACGTCTCGAAATAAGCCGGGTTTATGTCATTGTAGAGCAATAATAAATCAACTAACGATGTCAGAGCATCTGTATCATTAATTTCAGGAAGTCTATAATCTTTAGTGGTCTCTTTGTCAGTTTTCCGAGATATCACATTGTCAATCAATGCCACTACAGCGGTCGGCGCAGGCAAATGTTTTGGGATAAAATAATCCAATTTGTTACGTAAATCTGCACTCAATGTTTCACTGTTATCTAATATTTGTAAGTATCTTCTCAGTGACTGCAACATTTTGACTAAAACCTTGACACAGTACAAGGAAATTGTTTGGTCTTTTCCCAAATtcaaattaatgaattttaacAATGGTACAGGTAGTGTGATGAATCTCACAAAGTTTGCAACTTGAGTGGCATTGAGATTGGACATCCTGGACACCATTTCTTCTGGTTTCAACTTGTTTAGCAGCTTCACTGTGAAGTCTGCTGTTCTCTCCCATATTGGAGAGTGTTGTGGCTCAAAGCTCTGTTCTATAACACTGAACAATGCTCGGTGTAAGTCTGGACACTTGTACATAATATTCAGCATCACATCACACTCATATTCATTCTCCCAAGGTCTCTTCAATGTGAGCAAAGCTTTATACAAATTCTGATTCTTATTCGCATCAACAGTTCCTAAAgatttatcaacaaaataaagacCTAGTCTATGTGATGTGaataaagtaagtattatttcTGATAGTAGGCCCATGATCTCTGGTCTTGCCTCACTCCTAGCGTCCTGACTCAGTTCTGGAGGACCCTTCCACGAGAacactttgaacaaattatgtAATACTTGATGACTGAACGTCTTTAACTTAAGACTTTTAGAAATCAAAGCATTATCAATAACATTCTTTTTCAAGATGTTCAAGAATATCAATGTGGCTTCAGCTTCATCACTTATCAAGCCAGGGATAACTAATGCAAGTAAACCTTGCTTTTCTAACAATGCTTTGATTAACGGTAAATGTCCTTCTACTAAGAAAGATGtcataaaatgtacaaatgaTGTTCTAACATTGTCTTTCTCTTTAAAATTTGGTTTTTCTACCACATGCTGCAGATGTTTGGGAGTCAAGGGTGCTTGGTTCAACACTTCAATACCCAAATCTGAATTCAAAGTGACCATTGAAGTTAATAGTTTAAGGACTATTTTTCTGTGCCGAGGACCGGAGTTCTCACTGATCATGATTTCGACGGTCGACATAAATGTGTTTAGGAAGTATCGGCATGCTTCTTCCGTGATTGTGATCATGTGTGGTAATGAGGATTGTACTTTGACAATAATTAGATGAAATATATGGAACACGGGAGTGGCCAGTGTGAGGTTCTTCTTACTCTCCGGGTTGATCTGGCGGAGGATTTCATGAGAGTTGCCCCCGCTTTTGAGGTACTCTAGCAGATAATCCGTTTGATTGTCCGGATTCAGGCAGACTTGCAGGAATTGTGTGAGCACTGAAATAGTTACAAACAAAAGATGTTATTTCTTCTTcattatagaataaataaaaaccctTGTGTTTACATCAAAATTACCATCAAGTGTATCAAACTTATATGAAGCAATAACATacacttatattatattgaaagaCTGATACTGAGTGTTTGGGCCTCTCTTTATCGACAGCGAAGCATTAAAACAATGCTTAAAAAACTTGTTACGAAACttgatgtaaaaaaatactcgattttattaaagtattaatacatacatacgtaataccgcctgttatacccgaaggagTAGGCAGAAGTTTATTAACATACACCCAAGTTTCGTCCCATGTTATTCGCATGTAATAGGGGgccgagcctattgctatttaccgggCATTTTACGAAAACTATTTGGATCTGTCTTACCCATGGTCTGTCCCTGCTTTGCTGCTAGCTCCTTGCGGAAGTGTTTAACATCAAAACCGCCTCTTTTCGATGAATGTCTCTCATCTTTATTCGGTATCGTATCATTTTGAGGTTGTTCAGTGTCTACGGTATCTTCATCCACTGATTCACTTGTTTTAGCCTTTTTCTCGCCCTCCGTGTCCTCATTCTCATATTTACGCTTAcccattattatttattataagtttcattgaataattaaaaaataaacacacgGCACCGCACAATGCACACACGTGAGAATGTTTTGACAGATAAGGTTCTTAAACTGACAGTGACATTTTGACACTGAGAATACTTTGAAACCGTGTCTTTTAAGTTGAACGTTTTGTTACACGTAACACTCAGTTACGTGTAACAAAACGTTCAACTTATACTGATAGGTTCGAATTTCGTATGTACCTACACAACTACACATCTTACGACATTAATTTGTTATGGTTCGATATTTCCACTTATTCATGAAATAGCTAATTCTATAGCTAGTAGCTACATAAAAGTTCTAGTCATACTTTTACTACCTGTGTTGTAGAAGACCGTGTAAACGACATAAGTGTTCGAGTAATGTTCTCTCATTGATACATGTAGGTAAAGGGTCAATAAAAAgcagcatttttttttgatgattttattaataagtgtaCTTTAAGTA
This genomic window contains:
- the LOC142979268 gene encoding nucleolar pre-ribosomal-associated protein 1, which translates into the protein MGKRKYENEDTEGEKKAKTSESVDEDTVDTEQPQNDTIPNKDERHSSKRGGFDVKHFRKELAAKQGQTMVLTQFLQVCLNPDNQTDYLLEYLKSGGNSHEILRQINPESKKNLTLATPVFHIFHLIIVKVQSSLPHMITITEEACRYFLNTFMSTVEIMISENSGPRHRKIVLKLLTSMVTLNSDLGIEVLNQAPLTPKHLQHVVEKPNFKEKDNVRTSFVHFMTSFLVEGHLPLIKALLEKQGLLALVIPGLISDEAEATLIFLNILKKNVIDNALISKSLKLKTFSHQVLHNLFKVFSWKGPPELSQDARSEARPEIMGLLSEIILTLFTSHRLGLYFVDKSLGTVDANKNQNLYKALLTLKRPWENEYECDVMLNIMYKCPDLHRALFSVIEQSFEPQHSPIWERTADFTVKLLNKLKPEEMVSRMSNLNATQVANFVRFITLPVPLLKFINLNLGKDQTISLYCVKVLVKMLQSLRRYLQILDNSETLSADLRNKLDYFIPKHLPAPTAVVALIDNVISRKTDKETTKDYRLPEINDTDALTSLVDLLLLYNDINPAYFETLEGSIDMKQILDFSTTLTTGHVALLKFKVVSLWLTLDSSAVSLKNTMFKDLFLIMLDVYMTDDDDTWIEAKDTLRMFFKNTAIFEGDEDEIHLILYTLRNCKVNPPSLIGDIVEYVLENINDLTDYVRNQLVHFEISSENSEDNLKKLFNDLMEDRNTEDSIFLESKMPSPFIVGCMQYLQSNKEAKKSLKQFLSLYIANLLHSNYSPELTEVLIGDSKLDARNYVTSWMSTPVPLPETITERDKVLEGMSKSIVDNSEVPLTEIFPFLEEVTEDGDLTIDNVLYKIDVTNSVDSSELLIWAKYLIYCTIRLTNMSQLKPEQQKKITSYFQCLIATGNKHLRVDVCRSIILTLFKNPYFLKIYKPLNTGKDASSLHATEFLLDVITRHKDMVQYLNNKHKLLKSYQQKNYNEIVKAFIKINKRKNVDSEYTINVLQVVGLSNEDDLKIFNLIFAAEIDACLKDDKEPSLVLELLKFLIEKYSETVTLELQPNILKKIMTLYYDLLSNKDMNPNLTNLENALTKYFENKPHQVSRVSNEDFQKVFQVNTLRKSTANLASVLLKFNVKFCKIFKEEIARPEILGQRELTLPLGNAIITHNQFLIDNKEFLHTVFNEYKSNIIKVLEKPHKAGQIYVSCWQFIRKLVIECMDVQEAAKFFNKGHKFEAVEESHVQILQSLFLKLCISENAAKKDHLINYFLSMLHLAIIALKEAKTDVLNVIITNIHNVINVSKIVPLFNTEQKQEFNRVTESAIWQNFCKATLKDSLKIKTADQGNTLGPQLLSLLTDLVKLFYTDSHDDITTLFDMVTSHSEFLNVMLSYHSSEIKSRLIEFLFTLIIKNKSVMKSQQIPVYLSAYHATRNPCDRLIVAILHHYETNGLPVNEYKPYVFGDSAANFYAVRKNRSSSLWSHPTPNQVLNLFDKEVIERTVRNFPVTQKFDYRYELKKNIGVASEVKDSVRSILDEMLDDGVLKSRVSKDNEALIKNLIVKSKYEETVSEFKGVDLLGTSNLDNDEGIYDPMFLFPLLSHLLAPGSVASCFKMLRSGLLSVPVMALSSHCPMMRAAAYHVLHRFCMLLETETRHKNDKLFLTDFISTLRQSLTTAINNSEEYEHKDLKNPRLPAVDALYLARALMVSTAPFDPLYKPVNNFLIAKQFVDCSLVPDFLSLFHDSDVESVERRLWILEVIKDGTKTMTDINVVFKTMCLKMIMDFYSSVLSDRRTKEKILNALSSVVSVPRAFEILVEGHGLISWLHSVVRQTSDRVLVKSIFGFIKNMVYSTMVGAFSRNVTAKNGTVHEFIELRTNKDVEQEILVIHYDLLKHIDDLDLEDVCEYLKIYKLVSKRAIKSLSKKQMLCLVNKLGVLLKDCEVIRLVIKALLTNDSAILKSRNMESTFDNESKCNLLNTLTEVVQVYVA